The Palaemon carinicauda isolate YSFRI2023 chromosome 33, ASM3689809v2, whole genome shotgun sequence genome contains a region encoding:
- the LOC137626020 gene encoding probable serine/threonine-protein kinase kinX has product MDQHVVEIPIDHRKVEIPTNLRKVVILINHCEVEIPTNYHKVEIPISHRKVEIPINHCKEKIQINHCKVEIPINHCEVEIPINHHKVEIPINHCKEKIETNHCKVEIPINHCEVEIPINYRKVEIPINHRKLVILIKHCKVEIPINNPEVEIPINHCKVEIIMDHRVVEISIDHRKVEIPINSCEEEILINYG; this is encoded by the coding sequence ATGGACCAACACGTTGTAGAAATTCCAATCGaccatcgcaaagtagaaatcccaaccAACCTTCGCAAAGTAGTAATCCTAATCAACCAttgcgaagtagaaatcccaaCCAACTATcacaaagtagaaatcccaatcagccatcgcaaagtagaaatcccaatcaaccattgcaaagAAAAAATCCAAATCAACCactgcaaagtagaaatcccaatcaaccattgcgaagtagaaatcccaattaACCATcacaaagtagaaatcccaatcaaccattgcaaagAAAAAATCGAAACCAACCactgcaaagtagaaatcccaatcaaccattgcgaagtagaaatcccaattaactatcgcaaagtagaaatcccaatcaaccatcgcaaaTTAGTAATCCTAATCAAAcattgcaaagtagaaatcccaatcaacaaTCCCGAAGttgaaatcccaatcaaccattgcaaagTAGAAATCATAATGGACCACCGCGTTGTAGAAATTTCAATCGaccatcgcaaagtagaaatcccaatcaacagTTGTGAAGAAGAAATCCTAATCAACTATGGctaa